CGGCGGGAGGAAGCGACGTAGAAGCTCCTTGGTTCGGGCCAGTTCGAGACGACCGTCCGCCGAGCGGCGCAGGCGGCTGCCTTCGTTCACGGTCTCACCGTAAAAGCGCAGGACAGAAGGGGCCAGTTCGCGATTCGACATGACAGCAGTATCGTGTGTACCGGTGGACCAGTCCACCCCCGAAGTGTCGGAAGGGAAGTCATGGCCCTACTGAAGTACGAGGAGATCGCGGAGTCGCTTCGCGCGCGGATCGCCGCCGGCGAGTTCGAGCCGGATGAGCCGTTGCCGTCCGGGCGCGACCTCGCTGAACAGTGGTCGGTGTCGCGTGCGACGGCCATCAAGGCGATGGACGTGCTGCGCAGCGACGGTGTTGTGGTGGCCAAGCAGGGAACGGGGTTCGTCGTAACGAACGCTCCTGTTGCCCGGCCTGCGGGTGCCCGACGGGCGGGATCCGCCCGCATTTCTGGGGGCATGCCCTATGAGAGGGTCGGTGAGCCGGATTGGGCCGAACCCCCGGTGCGCGTGGCAGCCGCGCTGCGCATGGATTCGGGAGTCGTCGCACTGCGCCGCATCCGACTCCACCGGCTCCCGGACGGGAGTCCGCACAGCTACGCGGAAGCCTGGTTCCCGCCGGATATCGCGGAAGCCTCCCCGGGGCTTGCGCAGACCGCTCCCATCGCGGAAGGGACGACTCGCTACGTTCGTCGCCAGACCGGTCGCTATCCGGTGGAGGGAGTGGATGTGACTACGGTGCGGCTCGCGACAGAGCACGAGGCCCACCACTTGGCGCTGCCCGAGGCAACGGCGGTTGCTGTCATCCTGCACACCGCGTACGACCAGCAGGGGCGTCCGCTCGTATGCGAAGAGGGAGTCACGCCATCCCCTCACTATGAGCAGGTGGAGACCTATGCGATGTAGGCCTGCGTTACCCAAAAAGAAGCTGGACCGGTCCACCGGTTCAGCTTTTTTGATGCTCTTTCGGTTCCCTGAGCAGCAGTGATGCTCTGTATGTCGACAAAGCCGAAACCGTACCGCTTGACTGGACCGGTCCACCGGTCCACCGGTCCAGTCTATGGATGTGCCCGGAGGAAAGCCCGCAGGGGTGAGTACGAAGTGAGTACGCATTGGTTGACAACTCAACATGTGGGCCCCGTCTCCCCGAGTCGAAAAGACGGCCGCGCGGCTGTGACCGCGCATGTCTCACCGTTCCGCAGCTCAAGAGCTGCGCCGGTTGCCTCCGCTGCTCGTCTCGTACGAGCGGCGTTGAGGGGAGCCGGAACAACCCTCTTCGTCTTCCTGGAGTCCTCATGGCTGCTGTAGAGATCGTCTCGTTCGGCTACCTGCACGCGGCGGCGCCGGCCGCGCATCTGACCATCGACCTGCGCCACCACTTCCGGGACCCGCACGTGTCGCCGGAGCTGCGGTACATGACCGCCGCCGACGCCCCGGTACGCGCCGCTGTGCTGGGCACGCCCGGCATCACGGACCTGGTAGGGGCCACCGCCACCGCCGTTGCCGCATTCGCCTCCGGTCCCAGCGCCGGAACCGTGACCGTCGCCGACGGATGCGCCGGCGGACGGCACCGGGCACCCACCTTCGCTCTCGCGCTGGCGGAGCGACTGCGCACGGACGGCCACCAGGTCACGGTCACGCACCGGGACATGGCCCGCCCCGTGGTCCAGCGCTGACCGCCCGCTCTCGCCTCGGACCCGCCGCGCAGCGGCGGGGCCGCGACGGCGCCGGATCGAATCCGGCCCGGGGCACTCCGGCCACCACCGGCCGGCCCTCACTCAAGGAGCAGACATGGCCCGCAAGAACACGGTCACCGTCAACGGCGACCACACCGGCGACATCGGCGGCACGGTCATCTCGGGCAGCACGGGCCCGGTGGCCATGAACGGCGACATCCACGAGGGCGATACCGGCACGGACCGCCAGGACACCGGCCGGCGCACGTTCTCCGGCAACGGCATGACCGTCGTCAAGGGCGACAACCACGGCACCATCTCCCGCCGCTTCTGACTAGCAGCCCCGGCCGCCTGCCGTGAAGGGCGCCGGATCAAATCCGGCCCGGGGCACCGGCCGCATCCCTCGCGGCCCGCCGCACCACTGGGGTGCGGCTCCCACCACAACGGCGCGCACCCCCGGAGCTGGAACTCCGGGGGTGCTGTTCGGGCCGTTTCACCTGCTAGGGAGACCACGACCCAATGAACCACATCGTCACTGTTCAGGACGCTGTTACCGCGTTCAGCGACTTCATGGAGCCGACGAACGCTGAGCTGGACGCGATCGAACGGGAGATGCCGCTGATCCTGGCGCGCGTCGACCTGCTCGACGCACAGATCATCACCCTGGACCGCACCCCGACCGAGCTGGACACCCGCCGTATCCGCCGTGCGCGGCGTCGGGTGCTGGTAGAGGGGCTGGCCCTGGTCAACCGCACCGCCGACGCCACGGCGTCCGGGGGTGCCGCATGAGCGCCAAGAACACCAAGACCGTGCTGCCGGCCGTCGCGATGACGGCCGTGTCCATGGTGCTCACCCTCGCGGTGGTCCTGATGTGGCTGGGTGCGGCGGTGCCGTGGCTGGTCGCTCTGGTCGTCGGTGTGGGTATAGACGGCGGTTGGCTGGCCACCCTCGCCTACGAGCGGCGTCTCGCAGCCCAGGGCGACCACAGCCGCACGGTGACGGCTGTGGGCTGGTTGTTCGGTCTGGTCGCCACCGGCTTCCTGGTCGCTCACGCGCTGACCTCCCAGGCGTCCGCCGCGTGGTTGGCGGTGGCGTGGCTGCCGATCGCGGCCAAGGCCCTGTGGCTCGTGCATGGCCTGTGGGAGCGCACCGCGCTGACCCCGCTCGCCCTGGACGCGATCCGCGGTATTCAGCAGGAGGCCCGCGACGAAGCGGCCGTGGCCCGCGCCCGACTGCGGGCGGAAGCCACCTCGGAGGAGACCCGTCTGACCGCTGTGACGGGGGCCGGGGCACGCGTCGCACGGGTGCAGGCCAGGACCGCCAAGACCCTGGCGGGGGCGTGGTCGACGCTGGAGACGGCGCGGCGGGGCGAGGACACCGGCAGGGCACTGACCAGCGTGACGAACCGCGTCACGCCCGGCGTCACAGCCCGGTGGGAGTTGCCCGTGTGGGGCGCTGTCGAGCCGGTCGCCGCGCTGGAATCGGTGGCGCCCGCGCTCAGTGACGGCGAGTTGGACACGCTCGTCGACACGATCCGCACCAGCCAGACCCCCGCCCTGTCGTATCGCGAGATGGCGGTCCGCTTCCGCGCGGCCGGCCACTCCGCCTCCGAGGTCCGCCTCCGCGCGGCCTGGAAGCGAGTCGCCTGATGACCGCCGCGTGGGGCAAGTGCTACGACCCTGCCGGAGCCCGCTACGGGGTCCCCACCTACCCGTGGCGCCTGGCCCCGGACGGGCTCGCCACGCGCCGTCAGCTGAGGGCGCAGGGTTTGCGTCCGGGCGGTCAGCCGGTCGCGGCGCAGGCCATGCGCATCAACCGCCGTGCCGGCACACCGCGCGTCGCCTACCTCTACCGCGTCGACTGCGCACTGCCGGTACGGCCGATGACGTCGCGCAAGTGGGGCGCTCTCGCCCTGGCGATGCTGGCCCGCCGTACCTGCCCCGGCTGCCGTCTGGACGTGGGCTACTGCATCCCACGCTCGCTCGGCATGTGCGTGCTGTGCGCCTACCCCACCACTCCGGTTTCCGTGTCTGACCAGGGAGGTCAGCCGTGAAGAACGTGCTGCACGAGTCGCCGGGCGACGACAACGCCCGCACCCTGCGCCTGCTGGACGCCACCGACACCGCGTTCGCCCACGAGTCCGCGACCGAGCTGGGCGCCGACTTCGAACAGGTCGTCCTGGAAGGCCTGCTCACCGACCGCGCCGTCGCGGTCTACCCGCCCGCCGGCCACACCTACCCGAGGAAGGACTGACCGCCATGGGCAAGCCCGACACCCGTCGCCTGGACAAGGAGATCAGGCTGACGGAGCGCAAGCTGGAAGCAGTCCGCAACGGTGAGATGTGGCCGCTGACCGGCCAGGAGCGCCGTCAGGTGCTCCGGGGTCTGGTCGGCGGTTCCTACCAGGTGGCCCGCGGCAAGAGTGCTGCTCGCGCCGAACGGCAGATGGACAGCGTTTCGACGTCCGCCGAGACCCGGCTGATCGCCGAACTCACCGCGCTGCAGATCGAGCGGCAACGGATCGTGACCGAGGCCGCCACCGCCAAGGCCGCCAAGAAGTCGTCCGGCTGGATGTGGTGAGCATGGCCGCCACCGAGACCCCGCCGGGCCAGTGCCCGCAGTGCTGGGAGCACGCCTACAACAAGCGCATCCACCGCGCGCTGAAGCCGCGCCAGGAGTGCACGCCGTGCCTGGACCACATGAACAACGGCTGCCCGCACCGCGTGCCCAAGAAGGAATCCCGCTGGTGGTGAGCATGAACGACCGTTGCCCCGCCGCTCACCCGCAAGACCCCACCGCCTGTGTCGGGCCAGTCGCGGTGAGCGTGCTGGACGCGACGGGGGCCGGGGCTGACGGGTGCGAGCATCACGGCGCCCGCCTGCTGGCCTCCCTCGACGGGGGCCGCGTGTACCCGCTGCCCGACGCCCCGCCCGGCGCCGCCATCCGCACCTTCACGGCTGCCGACACGATCCGCCCGTTCTGCTGGGTGAAGGGCCCGCGTACCAGGCCCTCGCAGCTCAGCCGTGCCGAGAACCGCGCCCGCGAGAACCGTTGACACACCTGTTGTACCGGGGTGGCCGTCCCCGCCACCCCGGCACTCCTTCTTCAACTTCCGCCCTGCTCAGGGCAGTCTGGAGCACGTTCAGCATGTCCGAGAACGTCATCAGCCTCCACAAGAACCCCGACCCCGAACCGCCCGCCGACCTGGCCGGCGTGACCACGCTGACCGTGGTCCCCGAGCCCGCTCCGGCCAAGCCCATACCGCTGTGGATGCGCTCCGGACGGGCCGTCAAGCGGATCGCCACCGACGAGCGCACCAGGGCCACCGGCCGCGCGGTCGTGCGCCACAGCATCTACACAGTCAACGGGTCCCGGATCGTGGCCCGTCGGACGTGGGACGGCAAGACCGGTGCCCGCTACGAACGCATGCTCCGTGCAGCCGAGGCCGCCGGGAACTATGAGGTGGCGGAGGAGTGGGAGGAGCGGTTGCAGCGCTTCCGCGAAGCGAGGCACCGCCGCCGGATGGACCTGCTGCACTCCCCGCTGGATGTGGCCAAGGGCGTCGGGGTCGGCGTCGGCATGAGCATCGGCGTCCTGGTCGCGCTCGGGGTCGTGATGGCCATCAACAACCACGACGCCAAAGACGTCATCACGCCTCTCGCGGCGACGGTCGAGTTCATCGGCCTGCTGATCCGGATCGTGCAGGTCGTATGGGGCCCCGCCCTCGTGATCGGCCCGCTGCTGGCGCTGCTGGGCATGTGGGC
This is a stretch of genomic DNA from Streptomyces sp. NBC_00285. It encodes these proteins:
- a CDS encoding GntR family transcriptional regulator; its protein translation is MALLKYEEIAESLRARIAAGEFEPDEPLPSGRDLAEQWSVSRATAIKAMDVLRSDGVVVAKQGTGFVVTNAPVARPAGARRAGSARISGGMPYERVGEPDWAEPPVRVAAALRMDSGVVALRRIRLHRLPDGSPHSYAEAWFPPDIAEASPGLAQTAPIAEGTTRYVRRQTGRYPVEGVDVTTVRLATEHEAHHLALPEATAVAVILHTAYDQQGRPLVCEEGVTPSPHYEQVETYAM
- a CDS encoding RapZ C-terminal domain-containing protein: MAAVEIVSFGYLHAAAPAAHLTIDLRHHFRDPHVSPELRYMTAADAPVRAAVLGTPGITDLVGATATAVAAFASGPSAGTVTVADGCAGGRHRAPTFALALAERLRTDGHQVTVTHRDMARPVVQR
- a CDS encoding DUF6284 family protein, with amino-acid sequence MNHIVTVQDAVTAFSDFMEPTNAELDAIEREMPLILARVDLLDAQIITLDRTPTELDTRRIRRARRRVLVEGLALVNRTADATASGGAA
- a CDS encoding protein spdB, whose protein sequence is MSAKNTKTVLPAVAMTAVSMVLTLAVVLMWLGAAVPWLVALVVGVGIDGGWLATLAYERRLAAQGDHSRTVTAVGWLFGLVATGFLVAHALTSQASAAWLAVAWLPIAAKALWLVHGLWERTALTPLALDAIRGIQQEARDEAAVARARLRAEATSEETRLTAVTGAGARVARVQARTAKTLAGAWSTLETARRGEDTGRALTSVTNRVTPGVTARWELPVWGAVEPVAALESVAPALSDGELDTLVDTIRTSQTPALSYREMAVRFRAAGHSASEVRLRAAWKRVA
- a CDS encoding RRQRL motif-containing zinc-binding protein, encoding MTAAWGKCYDPAGARYGVPTYPWRLAPDGLATRRQLRAQGLRPGGQPVAAQAMRINRRAGTPRVAYLYRVDCALPVRPMTSRKWGALALAMLARRTCPGCRLDVGYCIPRSLGMCVLCAYPTTPVSVSDQGGQP
- a CDS encoding pRL2-8, with protein sequence MAATETPPGQCPQCWEHAYNKRIHRALKPRQECTPCLDHMNNGCPHRVPKKESRWW